In one Micromonospora polyrhachis genomic region, the following are encoded:
- a CDS encoding sugar phosphate isomerase/epimerase family protein has protein sequence MTSRVPFADSEAAADHPRRPRIPVLLSSSSVFPEPTAAAFEMAATLGYDGVEVMVWTDKVSQDAGALRGLADHYGVSIGSIHAPCLLVTQRVWSSDPWERLRRSAVLAETLGAPTVVVHPPFSWQRDYARTFADGLNRLTAQHPDVRFAVENMFPVRMAGRTFVPYQPGWDPTDIGYDAYTLDLSHCAAAHTDAFELADRMGDRLTHIHLGDGTGEGRDEHLVPGRGNQPCGELLASLAGRGFTGSVAVEVATRRAKSRAVREADLAAALEFARQHLDVPAPVAAN, from the coding sequence GTGACTTCTCGTGTGCCCTTCGCAGATTCCGAGGCGGCCGCAGACCACCCTCGCCGCCCCCGTATTCCCGTTCTCCTCTCCAGCTCGTCGGTGTTCCCCGAACCGACGGCGGCTGCCTTCGAGATGGCCGCCACCCTCGGCTACGACGGCGTCGAGGTCATGGTGTGGACCGACAAGGTCAGCCAGGACGCGGGCGCGCTGCGCGGACTCGCCGACCATTACGGCGTGTCGATCGGCTCGATCCACGCCCCGTGCCTGCTGGTGACGCAACGAGTCTGGAGTTCCGACCCGTGGGAGCGGCTGCGCCGGTCGGCTGTGTTGGCCGAGACGCTGGGCGCCCCCACCGTCGTCGTACATCCGCCGTTCAGCTGGCAGCGGGACTATGCCCGCACCTTCGCAGACGGGCTGAACCGGCTCACCGCCCAGCATCCGGACGTACGGTTCGCGGTGGAGAACATGTTTCCGGTCCGGATGGCGGGCCGGACGTTCGTGCCGTACCAGCCGGGCTGGGATCCGACCGACATCGGATACGACGCCTACACCCTCGACCTGTCGCACTGCGCCGCGGCGCATACCGACGCGTTCGAGCTGGCCGACCGGATGGGGGACCGGCTGACCCACATCCACCTCGGCGATGGCACCGGCGAGGGGCGGGACGAGCACCTGGTGCCCGGCCGGGGCAACCAACCCTGTGGTGAGCTGCTGGCGTCGCTTGCCGGGCGGGGCTTCACCGGGTCGGTGGCGGTCGAGGTGGCGACCCGTCGGGCGAAGAGCCGGGCGGTCCGGGAGGCAGACCTGGCGGCGGCGCTGGAGTTCGCCCGGCAGCATCTCGACGTGCCCGCGCCGGTGGCGGCCAACTGA
- a CDS encoding CGNR zinc finger domain-containing protein, whose translation MNFDAYARTGVDLVNAPLDDLDDLKALFTDEQAWMRDEVSDRDVAIFRRAQKRLRDVFEYGTSGRDAEAVTELNALLEAFPVQPRISGHDSSDWHMHVTSRGASVSSEYLAGAVWGLSVWLCEYGSARFGVCADRRCGNVYLDTSSNCCRRFCSERCATRSHVAAHRARKRAAMVEPPPLTPVG comes from the coding sequence AGTTGACCTCGTCAACGCGCCGCTGGACGACCTCGACGACTTGAAGGCCCTCTTCACCGACGAACAGGCCTGGATGCGGGACGAAGTCTCGGATCGGGACGTGGCGATCTTCCGCCGCGCGCAGAAGCGCCTCAGAGATGTCTTCGAGTACGGCACCTCGGGCCGGGACGCCGAGGCGGTGACCGAACTGAACGCGCTCCTGGAGGCGTTTCCCGTACAGCCCCGGATCTCCGGGCACGATTCCAGCGACTGGCACATGCACGTGACCAGCCGGGGTGCCTCGGTCAGCTCGGAGTATCTCGCGGGTGCCGTGTGGGGGCTCTCGGTGTGGCTGTGCGAATACGGCAGTGCCCGGTTCGGGGTCTGCGCCGACCGCCGGTGCGGCAACGTCTACCTGGACACCTCGTCGAACTGCTGCCGTCGCTTCTGCTCGGAACGCTGTGCAACCCGGTCGCACGTGGCCGCCCATCGGGCCCGCAAGCGTGCCGCCATGGTCGAGCCGCCACCGCTGACCCCGGTCGGCTGA